One window of the Archangium primigenium genome contains the following:
- a CDS encoding DUF5953 family protein: protein MTKRKALTLIVHAPALVGKDRRTRDVVHGMEKALPGLRLEWRISEGGHPITLPQRDTWLVESIEDGGFPLVCNGDESYPVTVWGMGKSGLLSAGGQDQFEVHAKLPLGEPVIAAAANVLEGMAEGARAFWGHASPYGYGSEVAQQFRRSPHGPERSPRGLPMLNLPEELPAPEIPCFLGWLNYWSAAAAKAIQFPDSARDADLRLRSRRTASGGWVVQLTEAPLDLDNPAHLDALKRAYERFPEIGGRTAP, encoded by the coding sequence ATGACCAAGCGTAAAGCCCTCACCCTCATCGTTCACGCGCCTGCTCTCGTGGGCAAAGACAGACGCACGCGCGATGTCGTCCATGGCATGGAGAAGGCGCTCCCCGGCTTGCGCCTGGAGTGGCGGATCTCCGAAGGCGGGCACCCCATCACATTGCCGCAGCGCGACACGTGGCTCGTGGAAAGCATTGAGGACGGGGGATTCCCTCTCGTGTGCAACGGGGACGAGAGTTACCCCGTGACGGTTTGGGGAATGGGAAAATCGGGACTCCTCAGCGCAGGCGGTCAGGACCAGTTTGAAGTGCATGCGAAACTGCCACTAGGCGAGCCCGTGATTGCGGCAGCAGCGAATGTGCTGGAAGGAATGGCGGAAGGGGCGCGCGCATTTTGGGGGCACGCGTCGCCGTATGGTTACGGCTCGGAAGTCGCGCAGCAGTTTCGCCGCTCGCCTCATGGACCGGAGCGCTCACCCCGTGGGCTTCCCATGCTCAACCTTCCAGAGGAGCTCCCCGCGCCTGAGATTCCCTGTTTCCTTGGGTGGCTGAACTATTGGTCCGCCGCTGCCGCGAAGGCCATCCAGTTCCCGGATTCTGCTCGCGACGCGGATCTGCGCTTGCGCTCACGGCGTACGGCATCGGGCGGGTGGGTCGTGCAGCTCACCGAGGCGCCGCTCGACCTGGACAACCCCGCCCACCTGGACGCGCTCAAACGGGCCTACGAGCGCTTCCCGGAGATTGGCGGGCGCACAGCCCCCTGA
- a CDS encoding tyrosinase family protein has translation MSPPASHARLRAVLCQPEPPAAPRFQPALPAHLERALDVAAHFMALANATPGEAGLLAIAEDAERRAREGHAEETAHALRIFLAHHPEGRDVPVPPLEERAPHQVLSSRRPEPPRKAPPGLPGAEVWVDYFREDAGLNDMLDTWRVRFPAAGHPDPAEPSRRVRPARRTERYWHAHRQLLARYDTERLAFGMHRVAPLQDYTAPLNEGYDSRLPGFAPRPPGVSLQGLPGYDIADHATRRDRLFAGASSGLLWHGDTPLDLEHLEQLADTAESTPDSLDGEAWREPLGPHGAFHHMGQVMLANLRAPRDTSGRLGVLGNPATAGRDPLFYRWHRHVDDLLDSWQCSHLLPHDLSDAPPVLLRKWIGEGPYPAHQSPDILLCFEKDMPGADAPDFDGQRWGEATFGGEHWDKPPPSFFVSTHTLRTHLGQHAVRLPDGTEAFTPRLVHEPFAYFLRVENTLERAHTVTVRLHLVADAFADDRRLWMELDRFVHTLGPRERAVIHRPSRLSSVVHELGWPAHLLLPRGRREGMLFRLQMMVTDTALEAREEGYPFNRLMPRGQRPVDLLALPHVVTRNIWIHHVE, from the coding sequence GTGAGCCCCCCCGCGTCGCATGCCCGGCTGCGGGCGGTGCTCTGTCAGCCGGAGCCGCCGGCCGCGCCGCGCTTCCAGCCCGCCCTGCCCGCCCACCTGGAGCGGGCCCTGGACGTGGCGGCCCACTTCATGGCCCTGGCCAACGCCACGCCCGGCGAGGCCGGACTGCTCGCCATCGCCGAGGACGCCGAGCGGCGGGCGCGCGAGGGACACGCCGAGGAGACGGCCCACGCGCTGCGCATCTTCCTCGCCCACCACCCCGAGGGCCGGGACGTCCCCGTGCCGCCGCTGGAGGAGCGCGCGCCGCACCAGGTGCTGTCCTCGCGCCGGCCGGAGCCGCCGCGCAAGGCGCCTCCGGGCCTGCCGGGCGCGGAGGTATGGGTGGACTACTTCCGCGAGGACGCCGGGCTCAACGACATGCTCGACACGTGGCGGGTGCGCTTTCCCGCCGCGGGCCACCCGGACCCCGCCGAGCCCTCGCGCCGCGTGCGGCCCGCGCGCCGCACCGAGCGCTACTGGCACGCGCACCGGCAACTGCTCGCGCGCTACGACACGGAGCGGCTGGCGTTCGGCATGCACCGGGTGGCGCCCCTGCAGGACTACACGGCGCCGCTCAACGAGGGCTATGACTCCCGGCTGCCGGGCTTCGCGCCCCGCCCGCCCGGGGTGAGCCTCCAGGGCCTGCCGGGCTACGACATCGCGGACCACGCCACGCGCCGCGACCGGCTGTTCGCCGGGGCCTCCTCGGGCCTGCTCTGGCATGGGGACACGCCCCTGGACTTGGAGCACCTGGAGCAGCTCGCCGACACGGCCGAGTCCACGCCGGACTCCCTGGATGGCGAGGCCTGGCGCGAGCCGCTCGGCCCGCATGGCGCGTTCCACCACATGGGCCAGGTGATGCTCGCGAACCTCCGGGCCCCGCGCGACACCTCGGGTCGCCTGGGCGTCCTGGGGAACCCGGCCACGGCGGGACGGGATCCGCTCTTCTACCGGTGGCACCGCCACGTGGACGACCTGCTCGACTCCTGGCAGTGCTCGCACCTGCTGCCGCACGACCTGTCCGACGCGCCCCCGGTGCTGCTGCGCAAGTGGATCGGCGAGGGCCCCTACCCCGCGCACCAGAGCCCGGACATCCTCCTGTGCTTCGAGAAGGACATGCCCGGCGCGGACGCCCCGGACTTCGACGGCCAGCGCTGGGGCGAGGCGACCTTCGGGGGCGAGCACTGGGACAAGCCGCCGCCGTCCTTCTTCGTGAGCACGCACACGCTGCGCACGCACCTGGGCCAGCACGCGGTGCGCCTGCCGGACGGCACGGAGGCGTTCACGCCGCGCCTGGTGCACGAGCCCTTCGCGTACTTCCTGCGGGTGGAGAACACCCTGGAGCGGGCGCACACGGTGACGGTGCGCCTGCACCTGGTGGCGGACGCCTTCGCCGATGACCGGCGGCTGTGGATGGAGCTGGACCGCTTCGTCCACACGCTCGGGCCCCGGGAGCGGGCGGTCATCCACCGGCCCTCGCGGCTGTCGTCGGTGGTGCACGAGCTCGGCTGGCCCGCGCACCTGCTGCTGCCCCGGGGCCGCCGGGAGGGCATGCTCTTCCGCCTCCAGATGATGGTCACCGACACGGCCTTGGAAGCGCGCGAGGAGGGCTATCCCTTCAACCGGCTCATGCCCCGGGGCCAGCGCCCGGTGGATCTGCTCGCCCTGCCGCACGTAGTGACGCGCAACATCTGGATCCACCACGTGGAGTGA
- a CDS encoding cupin domain-containing protein — protein sequence MDVLAEVMSLLRTQGQLYGRLDLSAPFGLEFPGDKGVCLIVTRGSCLLIVDGGKPIPLVGGDFVFLPSPKTYTLVSGPREPVRSATDVVSAEAFHRTRLFSYGGQGIPVSVIAGCFTFESPESEMLVKHLPAIVHLPASSHESPWFGATLQHLAAETMGDQPGSAAIVDRLAEVLFVQAMRSQIHSMIGSDSPSWLRALVDPQIGEALRLMHAEPARNWTVPALAEGVAMSRSAFADRFRKLVGETPLDHLTRWRMVRAAAMLRERQPIKMAAIANAVGYESESSFGKVFKRVMNVSPGGYRLCHQGAETDSESNRPSPEA from the coding sequence GTGGACGTTCTCGCCGAAGTCATGTCGCTCCTCCGCACGCAAGGCCAGCTCTACGGCCGCTTGGATTTGTCCGCGCCGTTTGGGTTGGAGTTCCCCGGGGACAAAGGGGTCTGCCTCATCGTGACGCGCGGTTCGTGCCTGCTGATCGTCGACGGCGGCAAACCGATTCCGCTCGTCGGTGGGGATTTCGTTTTCCTCCCTTCGCCCAAGACGTACACGCTGGTGAGCGGGCCGAGGGAGCCGGTCCGGTCGGCGACCGACGTCGTGTCGGCCGAGGCGTTTCATCGAACGCGTCTTTTCTCGTACGGCGGACAAGGCATTCCCGTGTCGGTGATCGCCGGCTGCTTCACGTTCGAGTCGCCGGAGAGCGAGATGCTGGTCAAGCATCTGCCCGCGATCGTGCATCTGCCGGCGTCGTCGCACGAGTCGCCGTGGTTCGGCGCGACGCTTCAACACCTCGCGGCCGAGACGATGGGCGACCAGCCCGGCTCGGCGGCGATCGTCGACCGCCTGGCGGAGGTGCTGTTCGTTCAGGCGATGCGCAGCCAGATCCACTCGATGATCGGCAGCGACAGCCCGAGCTGGTTGCGCGCGCTCGTCGACCCGCAGATCGGCGAGGCGCTGCGGCTGATGCATGCCGAGCCGGCGCGGAACTGGACGGTGCCCGCGCTCGCTGAAGGCGTCGCCATGTCGCGGTCGGCGTTCGCCGATCGATTTCGCAAGCTCGTGGGCGAAACGCCGCTGGATCACCTGACGCGGTGGCGGATGGTCCGCGCCGCCGCCATGCTGCGCGAGCGCCAACCCATCAAGATGGCGGCGATCGCGAACGCCGTGGGGTACGAGTCGGAAAGTTCGTTCGGCAAGGTCTTCAAGCGCGTCATGAACGTCTCGCCGGGCGGCTACCGGCTGTGTCATCAGGGCGCGGAGACCGATTCGGAGTCGAATCGACCGTCCCCGGAGGCTTGA
- the sugE gene encoding quaternary ammonium compound efflux SMR transporter SugE: MSWILLVVAGLLEVCWAIGLKYTEGFTRLVPSVLTVIALAASVGLLSIAARGLPIGTAYAVWVGIGALGAALLGIVLFHEPVTAARLFFLVLLFVAIVGLKFTGGGTH; this comes from the coding sequence ATGTCGTGGATTCTCCTGGTCGTCGCCGGGCTACTGGAGGTGTGCTGGGCCATTGGCCTCAAGTACACCGAGGGTTTCACCCGGCTCGTCCCCAGTGTCCTCACCGTCATCGCCCTGGCCGCCAGCGTCGGTTTGCTGTCGATCGCGGCGCGCGGCCTGCCCATTGGCACCGCCTACGCCGTCTGGGTGGGCATCGGCGCCCTGGGCGCGGCCCTGCTCGGCATCGTGCTCTTCCACGAGCCGGTGACCGCGGCGCGCCTGTTCTTCCTCGTGCTGCTGTTCGTCGCCATCGTGGGCCTGAAGTTCACCGGGGGTGGGACGCACTGA
- a CDS encoding YebC/PmpR family DNA-binding transcriptional regulator, which produces MGAQWKHKGRTEHAAAKGRLFTKLVKELIISAKAGGAEVASNPRLRMAVEQAKKASMPRDTLERAIKKGAGLLDEPVNYELVTYEGFAPHQVPVIVECLTDNKNRTATNIRVLFRKGQIATTGAVSWDFNRMGVIEATPPEGGADAEEAAIEAGADNVEPGDEGASRFLTGPTDVDTVGKALAGLGWTVSAQNLAWIAKNPVELEGEARTEVEAFLEAMDSDDDVQNIYVGLK; this is translated from the coding sequence ATGGGCGCTCAGTGGAAACACAAGGGCCGCACGGAGCACGCGGCCGCGAAGGGTCGGCTCTTCACCAAGCTGGTCAAGGAACTCATCATCTCCGCCAAGGCGGGCGGGGCGGAGGTGGCCTCCAACCCCCGGCTGCGCATGGCGGTGGAGCAGGCCAAGAAGGCCTCCATGCCGCGCGACACGCTGGAGCGCGCCATCAAGAAGGGCGCGGGCCTGCTGGACGAGCCGGTCAACTACGAGCTCGTCACCTACGAGGGCTTCGCGCCCCACCAGGTGCCCGTCATCGTCGAGTGCCTCACGGACAACAAGAACCGCACGGCCACCAACATCCGGGTGCTCTTCCGCAAGGGGCAGATCGCCACCACGGGCGCGGTGTCGTGGGACTTCAACCGCATGGGCGTCATCGAGGCCACGCCGCCCGAGGGTGGGGCCGACGCGGAAGAGGCCGCCATCGAGGCCGGGGCGGACAACGTGGAGCCGGGGGACGAGGGCGCCTCGCGCTTCCTCACGGGCCCCACGGACGTGGACACGGTGGGCAAGGCGCTCGCGGGCCTGGGCTGGACGGTGAGCGCGCAGAACCTCGCGTGGATCGCCAAGAACCCGGTGGAACTCGAAGGCGAGGCGCGCACCGAGGTGGAGGCCTTCCTCGAGGCGATGGACTCGGACGACGACGTGCAGAACATCTACGTCGGGCTCAAGTGA
- a CDS encoding cytochrome P450 family protein gives MTVSPLFAEGETLWSPHVRANPFPLYKRMREEFPLARITDPQLGMHFWLLTRYDDVVSMVRDPRFTQDPTRLPDEVRQRFFGHRPRTLTRHLLSVDPPDHTRMRSLVAKAFTPRRIEELRPRITAICAQLLDTMKAQGSGADFLKEFAFPLPIIVIAEMLGIPAEDRDQFRAWTQTFFAPPSKDSQEKAREAYQRFFEYLEALFERRRQDPQDDLISALITVQEQGDRLSADELRSIVFLLLVGGYETTAHLLGNGLLELLRHPEQFQRLRENRALIPSAVEEMVRYCGTFELSILRFAKEDMVLHGQHLPAYEAVRVNYLAADRDPLAFPEPDRFNVGRTPNKHVGFGHGIHFCLGAPLARLEAILAFELLLERIPAPRLTLAPEKLEWRPSAQARGLVSLPLAF, from the coding sequence ATGACGGTCAGTCCCCTGTTCGCGGAAGGCGAGACGCTGTGGTCTCCCCACGTGCGTGCCAACCCCTTCCCGCTCTACAAGCGCATGCGGGAGGAGTTCCCCCTCGCCCGCATCACCGACCCGCAGCTCGGGATGCACTTCTGGCTGCTGACGCGCTACGACGACGTGGTGTCGATGGTGCGCGACCCCCGCTTCACCCAGGACCCCACCCGCCTGCCCGACGAGGTCCGCCAGCGCTTCTTCGGCCACCGGCCGCGCACGCTCACCCGGCACCTGCTGAGCGTGGATCCGCCGGATCACACGCGCATGCGCTCGCTGGTGGCCAAGGCCTTCACCCCGCGCCGCATCGAGGAGTTGCGCCCGCGCATCACCGCCATCTGCGCGCAGCTGCTCGACACCATGAAGGCCCAGGGCTCGGGCGCCGACTTCCTCAAGGAGTTCGCCTTTCCGCTGCCCATCATCGTCATCGCCGAGATGTTGGGGATTCCCGCCGAGGACCGCGACCAGTTCCGCGCGTGGACGCAGACGTTCTTCGCCCCGCCGTCCAAGGACTCCCAGGAGAAGGCCCGTGAGGCCTACCAGCGCTTCTTCGAGTACCTGGAGGCCCTCTTCGAGCGGCGCCGGCAGGATCCCCAGGACGACCTGATCAGCGCGCTGATCACCGTGCAGGAGCAGGGAGACCGGCTGAGCGCCGACGAGCTGCGGAGCATCGTCTTCCTGCTGCTCGTCGGCGGGTACGAGACGACCGCGCACCTCTTGGGCAACGGCCTCCTGGAGCTCTTGCGCCACCCGGAGCAGTTCCAGCGGCTGCGGGAGAACCGGGCCCTCATCCCCTCGGCGGTGGAGGAGATGGTGCGCTACTGCGGCACGTTCGAGCTGAGCATCCTGCGCTTCGCGAAGGAGGACATGGTGCTGCACGGCCAGCACCTCCCCGCGTACGAGGCCGTGCGGGTGAACTACCTCGCCGCGGACCGGGACCCCCTGGCGTTCCCCGAGCCGGACCGCTTCAACGTGGGGCGCACGCCCAACAAGCACGTGGGCTTCGGCCATGGCATCCACTTCTGCCTGGGCGCGCCCCTGGCCCGCCTGGAAGCCATCCTCGCCTTCGAGCTGCTGCTGGAGCGCATCCCGGCGCCGCGGCTGACCCTGGCGCCCGAGAAGCTCGAGTGGCGCCCGAGTGCCCAGGCCCGGGGCCTGGTGAGCCTGCCCCTGGCCTTCTGA
- a CDS encoding oxidoreductase: MNMEIPRVINAYLAAEQARNSEKLAECFAPDAVVLDQGHEYRGVSAIRRLYGDVFAKFRCVVEPLGASIDGQTVVIRTRLTGDFPGGVAHLRNEFVVSDARITSLKITSFKPDAAFGIDEREFRGKRVLVTGGTKGIGEAIVRRLMAAGGEVATTGRSVPKDGPRPTLLIQSDVSTPSGVKHVADKLLADWGGIDVLVNCVGGSDAPSGGFAALSEDDWEKSLNLNLLSAVRFDRALVPGMLERGKGVVLHVASIQHRLPLTDSTLAYAAAKAAMRNYSKGLASEVGPKGVRVNTVSPGFIETLATKDFIGSLAQSRGIDAAAARQEIINMLGGIPIGRPGRPEEVAELIAFLASDRAASIHGADYVIDGGTLPTT, from the coding sequence ATGAACATGGAAATCCCCCGCGTGATCAATGCCTATCTGGCCGCGGAGCAGGCAAGAAACAGCGAGAAGCTCGCGGAGTGCTTCGCGCCGGATGCGGTCGTCCTTGACCAAGGGCATGAGTACCGCGGCGTCAGCGCGATTCGGCGGTTGTATGGCGACGTCTTCGCGAAATTCCGGTGCGTGGTCGAGCCGCTCGGCGCGTCGATCGACGGCCAGACCGTCGTCATCCGCACCCGACTGACCGGCGACTTCCCCGGCGGCGTCGCCCACCTGCGCAACGAGTTCGTCGTGTCCGACGCGCGCATCACCTCGTTGAAGATCACCTCGTTCAAGCCAGACGCCGCCTTCGGAATCGACGAGCGCGAGTTTCGCGGCAAGCGTGTCCTCGTCACCGGCGGCACGAAAGGCATTGGCGAGGCGATCGTCCGCCGACTGATGGCCGCCGGCGGCGAGGTCGCCACGACCGGGCGATCGGTGCCGAAAGACGGGCCTCGGCCGACGCTCCTCATTCAATCAGACGTGAGCACCCCGAGCGGCGTGAAGCACGTGGCCGACAAGCTCCTCGCCGACTGGGGCGGCATCGATGTGCTCGTGAACTGCGTCGGCGGCTCGGACGCGCCCAGCGGCGGGTTCGCGGCGTTGTCGGAAGACGATTGGGAGAAGTCCCTGAATCTGAACCTCCTGTCGGCCGTCCGTTTCGACCGGGCGCTGGTGCCCGGAATGCTGGAGCGCGGCAAGGGCGTGGTGCTTCACGTCGCTTCGATCCAGCACCGCCTGCCGCTGACCGACTCGACGCTCGCCTACGCGGCCGCCAAGGCGGCGATGCGGAACTACAGCAAGGGACTCGCCAGCGAGGTGGGTCCCAAGGGCGTGCGCGTCAACACGGTGTCGCCCGGCTTCATCGAAACGTTGGCCACGAAGGACTTCATTGGAAGCCTCGCCCAGAGCCGCGGGATCGACGCCGCCGCCGCCCGCCAGGAGATCATCAACATGCTCGGCGGCATCCCGATCGGCCGCCCCGGCCGACCCGAAGAGGTCGCGGAGCTGATCGCGTTCCTCGCCTCCGACCGTGCGGCGTCCATCCACGGCGCCGACTACGTCATCGACGGCGGCACGCTGCCCACGACTTGA
- a CDS encoding alpha/beta fold hydrolase — MATTEGAGGIPLLFVHDVSADRTHWAETQHGLTTHSVAFDLRGLGESGGYHGPFGVEAAVEDVAAVADAQLPQQKFVLVGHGFGAAVAGAFASYYPERLAGLLYVEAAGDMRLRDKAEREAWLENFSLAKYGAFHEHWPEPLLINAKEKTRALVMKTLRTSRREAIAGNLESLLGHDPNEAFARFTGPTHAVVAATGPETLVAQHPELSHALAPHTSHWPMLDAPQWFHTELVRFLGRCKHEH, encoded by the coding sequence ATGGCGACAACGGAAGGCGCCGGAGGAATCCCCCTCCTCTTCGTGCATGACGTCTCGGCGGACCGGACGCATTGGGCCGAGACGCAACACGGGCTGACGACCCACAGCGTCGCGTTCGATCTGCGCGGACTGGGCGAGAGCGGGGGCTACCATGGCCCCTTCGGTGTGGAGGCCGCGGTGGAGGATGTCGCCGCCGTGGCCGATGCACAGCTGCCCCAGCAGAAGTTCGTCCTGGTGGGACATGGCTTCGGAGCGGCGGTCGCGGGGGCCTTCGCGTCCTACTACCCTGAGCGGCTCGCCGGGCTTCTCTACGTCGAGGCGGCCGGAGACATGCGCCTCCGGGACAAGGCCGAAAGGGAGGCATGGTTGGAGAACTTCAGCCTGGCGAAGTATGGCGCCTTCCACGAGCACTGGCCCGAGCCCCTGCTGATCAACGCGAAGGAGAAGACACGCGCACTGGTGATGAAGACGCTGCGCACGTCCCGCCGGGAGGCCATCGCCGGAAACCTCGAATCCCTCCTGGGTCATGATCCCAACGAGGCCTTCGCGCGCTTCACGGGGCCCACGCACGCCGTGGTGGCCGCCACCGGTCCGGAAACCCTGGTGGCCCAGCATCCCGAGCTGTCCCACGCCCTGGCGCCCCACACCAGTCACTGGCCGATGTTGGACGCACCGCAGTGGTTCCATACGGAACTGGTGCGATTCCTTGGCCGCTGCAAGCACGAGCACTGA
- a CDS encoding prepilin-type N-terminal cleavage/methylation domain-containing protein — MLSSSRPYHPAPRRGFTLIELVIAVTLIGLIVALALPELSGVVLRTKQGEREVMMNAIAQAVNDYALHHEGMLPGGPLPDLPRNPSHAPDGSRQWFSPDVGRWAALGWRPEAPLYYRYDVTSPTPDTFVVTAQADLDRNGRVNVKSITYRRRGGTFQRLSETESADLY, encoded by the coding sequence ATGCTGTCTTCGTCCAGGCCGTACCACCCCGCCCCGCGTCGGGGCTTCACGCTCATCGAGTTGGTGATCGCCGTCACCCTCATCGGGCTCATCGTCGCGCTCGCGCTGCCGGAGCTCTCCGGCGTCGTGCTGCGCACCAAGCAGGGCGAGCGCGAGGTGATGATGAACGCCATCGCCCAGGCGGTGAACGACTATGCCTTGCACCACGAGGGCATGCTTCCCGGCGGACCCCTGCCGGATCTGCCCCGCAACCCCTCGCACGCCCCCGATGGCTCCCGGCAGTGGTTCTCCCCGGACGTGGGCCGCTGGGCGGCCCTGGGCTGGCGGCCCGAGGCCCCGCTCTACTACCGCTACGACGTCACCAGCCCCACCCCCGACACCTTCGTGGTGACGGCCCAGGCGGACCTGGATCGCAACGGCCGGGTGAACGTCAAGTCCATCACCTATCGGCGCCGCGGCGGCACCTTCCAGCGCCTGTCCGAGACGGAGAGCGCGGATCTGTATTGA
- a CDS encoding FG-GAP-like repeat-containing protein — protein sequence MKRKTSPLLAMLVGASLLGLVGGCRETSVGENDAGVDSPPPAPPPAQCDDFEVTGTVQICHKTPSTTHPYTIVRVSEQACIDAHSAHVGDYVTSLDPTSPSYDPTCGGLGCLPVKAPCDATVPCCDGLTCQNGTCGEGDVEVDECAAGTDTCDDNATCTNTVDAFTCACNAGYEGDGVTCTNIDECAASPCLNGGTCTDGINAYTCACAPTYTGSNCQACSGSLGDCNGNSSDGCEVNLQSDATHCGACGITCTTGQICSNGTCQSPPTGQVPGTPISSPASHNPLAPAVADVNGDGKLDILVANAESGSAATPSGSLSVFLGKGEGGVQSEVHHGGASLSSNAVVAVDVDGDGWLDAVTVNGQTNLSSSNGTISVYKNLGPSAPGTFGTPTSFTTGTPGSIHLCTADFDLDGVADIATTSVSQNQVSVLLGTRAGSFGAPTLIGIPSTGGVQSTIACRDLNGDGFSDLVVTSPASARLSILLNQGNGSFAAPVSYTNAVNGQTAGIAFGDADGDGTLDILSNGAAGAYLFFFKGQGNGTFANGVQSTTGSSAVSNSALGVVANDFNGDGKLDAYILVTTTTGGVRPMTGNGTGGFTAGSVVTTGASPGLNAIATADMDANGYVDLILTNRGSGTVTVVPNGL from the coding sequence ATGAAACGTAAAACCTCACCGCTCCTCGCCATGCTCGTGGGAGCCAGTCTGCTCGGCCTCGTGGGCGGTTGCAGAGAGACCTCCGTCGGAGAGAACGACGCGGGTGTCGACTCGCCCCCCCCCGCCCCGCCCCCCGCGCAGTGCGATGACTTCGAGGTCACCGGGACGGTCCAGATCTGTCACAAGACGCCCTCGACGACCCATCCCTACACGATCGTCCGTGTGAGCGAGCAGGCGTGTATCGACGCGCACAGCGCTCACGTCGGCGACTACGTCACCAGCCTCGACCCGACCTCGCCGAGTTACGACCCGACGTGCGGTGGCCTGGGCTGCCTGCCCGTGAAAGCGCCGTGCGACGCCACGGTCCCCTGCTGCGACGGCCTCACGTGCCAGAACGGCACCTGCGGCGAAGGCGACGTCGAGGTCGACGAGTGCGCCGCCGGGACCGACACCTGCGACGACAACGCCACCTGCACCAACACCGTGGACGCCTTCACCTGCGCCTGCAACGCGGGGTACGAAGGCGACGGCGTGACCTGCACCAACATCGACGAGTGCGCCGCGAGCCCCTGCCTGAACGGTGGCACCTGCACCGACGGCATCAATGCCTACACGTGCGCGTGCGCGCCCACCTACACGGGGAGCAACTGCCAGGCCTGCTCCGGCAGCCTCGGGGATTGCAACGGGAACTCTTCCGATGGCTGTGAGGTGAACCTCCAGAGCGACGCCACCCACTGCGGCGCCTGCGGCATCACGTGCACGACAGGCCAGATCTGCTCGAACGGCACCTGCCAGAGCCCCCCCACCGGTCAGGTCCCCGGCACGCCGATCAGCTCTCCCGCGAGCCACAACCCGCTGGCCCCGGCGGTCGCCGATGTGAATGGCGACGGCAAGCTCGACATCCTGGTGGCCAACGCCGAGTCCGGATCGGCCGCGACCCCCTCCGGCTCGCTCTCCGTCTTCCTGGGCAAGGGCGAGGGCGGCGTCCAGTCCGAGGTCCACCACGGGGGCGCCTCGCTCTCCAGCAACGCGGTCGTGGCCGTGGACGTGGACGGCGACGGGTGGCTCGACGCCGTCACCGTCAACGGTCAGACCAACCTGTCCTCCAGCAACGGAACCATCAGCGTCTACAAGAACCTGGGCCCGAGCGCGCCCGGGACTTTTGGCACGCCGACGAGCTTCACCACCGGCACTCCGGGCTCCATCCACCTGTGCACCGCGGACTTCGATCTTGACGGGGTGGCCGACATCGCCACGACCAGCGTGAGCCAGAACCAGGTGAGTGTGCTCCTCGGCACCCGCGCGGGCAGCTTCGGTGCGCCCACGCTCATCGGCATCCCGAGCACGGGCGGCGTCCAGTCGACCATCGCCTGCCGTGACCTGAACGGCGATGGCTTCTCCGATCTCGTGGTGACGAGCCCCGCCAGCGCACGCCTGTCGATCCTCCTCAACCAGGGCAATGGCTCGTTCGCCGCGCCCGTCTCCTACACCAACGCCGTCAACGGCCAGACGGCGGGCATCGCCTTCGGCGACGCCGACGGCGATGGCACGCTCGACATCCTCTCGAACGGCGCGGCCGGTGCGTACCTCTTCTTCTTCAAGGGCCAAGGCAACGGCACCTTCGCGAACGGCGTTCAGTCCACCACCGGGAGCTCGGCGGTCAGCAACTCGGCGCTGGGCGTCGTGGCCAATGACTTCAACGGCGATGGCAAGCTCGACGCCTACATCCTCGTGACGACGACCACGGGCGGTGTCCGCCCGATGACCGGCAACGGCACCGGAGGCTTCACCGCGGGCAGCGTCGTCACGACCGGCGCCTCGCCTGGCCTCAACGCCATCGCCACCGCGGACATGGACGCGAATGGATACGTCGATCTCATCTTGACCAACAGGGGCTCTGGCACCGTGACCGTGGTCCCCAACGGACTCTGA